A genomic stretch from Salvelinus sp. IW2-2015 unplaced genomic scaffold, ASM291031v2 Un_scaffold4375, whole genome shotgun sequence includes:
- the LOC112077196 gene encoding secreted frizzled-related protein 2 encodes MAQLKLSLCVLVSISFASVLTTDSSIQFASESLSSSSFXSVCKPIPSTLSLCHGVGYGDMRLPNLLGHDSLKEAQQQSAAWLPLVSKLCHRDTKKFLCSLFAPVCLPEGPVRPCRGLCEAVRDGCLPVMSAFGFPWPDMFNCTQFPRGVHLCIPTTTQDTQRARKGEEAGHEEASEGTVICDACSLAAEGEIDNQNKFCKSPYVFKLRIGSVSVEGGDCRLVPLGRSRILRWEGGGTERAEGVXGAMAYSALWLQEGGTCTCPALEEANGGEGKGSVAGVWYLGLADTQEGRLVLTRLVRWRKGDKELKKFIRRLLKQAC; translated from the exons ATGGCTCAACTGAAGTTATCACTTTGCGTGTTGGTGTCTATTTCTTTCGCCTCGGTTTTGACCACAGACAGCTCCATTCAGTTTGCGTCCGAAAGTCTCAGTTCCTCATCGTTTCYCTCGGTGTGTAAGCCCATCCCCAGCACACTTTCTTTGTGCCACGGCGTCGGTTACGGGGATATGCGGCTGCCCAACTTGCTGGGGCACGACTCGTTGAAAGAAGCCCAGCAACAGTCGGCCGCCTGGCTGCCGTTGGTCTCCAAACTCTGCCATCGGGATACCAAGAAGTTCTTGTGCTCGCTCTTCGCCCCYGTGTGCCTACCGGAGGGGCCCGTGCGCCCCTGTCGTGGGCTGTGCGAGGCTGTGAGGGACGGTTGTCTCCCTGTGATGAGCGCGTTCGGGTTCCCGTGGCCCGACATGTTCAACTGCACACAGTTCCCGCGCGGGGTCCATCTCTGTATTCCCACCACGACCCAAGACACACAGCGTGCGCGGAAGGGAGAGGAAGCGGGTCACGAGGAGGCATCAGAGG GAACAGTGATCTGTGATGCATGCAGTCTGGCTGCTGAGGGAGAGATAGACAACCAGAACAAGTTCTGCAAGAGTCCATATG tctTTAAACTGCGTATCGGGAGTGTGTCTGTGGAAGGGGGTGACTGCAGGTTAGTCCCTCTGGGCCGGAGTCGCATCCTGAGGTGGGAGGGTGGAGGCACGGAGAGGGCTGAGGGCGTCGMGGGGGCAATGGCCTACAGTGCCCTTTGGCTGCAGGAAGGGGGTACCTGCACCTGTCCTGCCCTGGAGGAGGCAAatgggggagaggggaaggggtccGTGGCAGGGGTGTGGTACCTGGGCCTTGCTGACACACAGGAGGGCAGGTTGGTCCTCACTAGGCTGGTGAGATGGAGGAAGGGGGACAAAGAACTCAAGAAGTTCATCAGGAGACTGCTCAAACAAGCCTGCTGA
- the LOC112077197 gene encoding LOW QUALITY PROTEIN: ragulator complex protein LAMTOR1-like (The sequence of the model RefSeq protein was modified relative to this genomic sequence to represent the inferred CDS: substituted 1 base at 1 genomic stop codon), producing MGCCYSSENETTEQDPDERKPLIPHPNPDSKPLNGTEWNSNVPSARTDEQALLTSILTKTALNIIDVSAADSQGMEQHEYMDKARQYSTKLALLSNSLSQKKPLPLPSLTXQPHQVLASDLVPXSDVQQVSKIAAYAYSAISQIKVDAKEELVVQFAIP from the exons ATGGGTTGTTGTTACAGTAGCGAGAACGAGACCACGGAGCAG GACCCTGACGAGCGTAAGCCGCTGATCCCCCACCCGAACCCCGACAGCAAGCCCCTCAACGGCACAGAATGGAACTCCAATGTACCCTCAGCCCGCACAGACGAACAGGCCTTACTCACATCCATCCTTACCAAGACAGCTCT GAACATCATCGACGTCTCGGCTGCGGACTCACAAGGCATGGAGCAGCATGAGTACATGGACAAAGCTCGGCAATACAG TACAAAACTGGCCTTGTTGAGTAACAGTCTGTCTCAGAAGaagcccctccctctcccttcactCACCAYCCAGCCGCACCAAGTGCTCGCTAGTGATCTGGTGCCATARTCGGATGTACAACAG GTGTCCAAGATAGCTGCCTATGCTTACAGTGCAATCTCTCAGATCAAGGTGGACGCTAAAGAAGAGCTAGTGGTTCAATTTGCCATCCCCTGA